In Euphorbia lathyris chromosome 9, ddEupLath1.1, whole genome shotgun sequence, the following are encoded in one genomic region:
- the LOC136206662 gene encoding aspartic proteinase CDR1-like — MEFHLLALATIIISSAVFSIEASKQGFSIEIISRDSPKSPFYNPDETPTTRIANAFRRSTNRARLFNSRTSDSISPETAESVISGGAGEYLMNISVGTPSFEIVAIADTGSDLIWTQCEPCDQCYKQDAPLFDPSHSTTYGDISCSSKKCSILKETGCSGSGSGSGSGICQYQYSYGDSSSTVGNLAVDTLTLGSTNGRPVAITKALFGCGHQNSGTFSPSGSGIVGLGGGPVSLISQLGSTISGKFSYCLVPATSRGKNTSTLNFGSNAIVSGSGVQTTPLISKDPDTFYFLTLEAISVGTKRIEFGGSRFGKTSGNIIIDSGTTLTLVPQDFFSELALEVENQVTGTRVDDPSGFLSLCYESNSNLTVPKLTVHFKGADIELKALNTFVEVSESVICFAFNPIDSGAIFGNLSQMDFLVGYDLQAKTVSFKPTDCANSP, encoded by the coding sequence ATGGAATTCCATCTTCTTGCTTTGGCCACCATTATTATATCTTCTGCTGTATTTTCCATTGAAGCCAGCAAACAAGGTTTCAGCATTGAAATTATTAGCAGAGATTCCCCCAAATCTCCTTTCTACAATCCTGACGAAACTCCTACAACCCGAATTGCTAATGCTTTTCGTCGTTCAACGAATCGTGCTCGCCTTTTCAACTCGAGAACTTCTGATTCCATCTCACCTGAAACTGCAGAATCTGTAATTTCAGGTGGAGCAGGAGAATACCTGATGAATATTTCTGTAGGCACACCGAGTTTCGAAATCGTCGCCATTGCTGACACTGGCAGCGATCTTATTTGGACACAGTGTGAACCTTGTGACCAATGTTACAAGCAGGATGCTCCTCTTTTCGATCCGAGTCATTCTACAACGTACGGAGATATTTCCTGCAGTTCTAAAAAATGCTCAATCCTGAAAGAAACAGGATGTTCAGGTTCTGGTTCCGGCTCAGGTTCCGGGATTTGTCAATACCAATATAGCTATGGAGATTCATCTTCTACAGTTGGAAATCTTGCTGTAGATACTTTAACTTTGGGTTCGACGAATGGTCGTCCTGTTGCTATCACTAAAGCTCTGTTTGGTTGTGGTCATCAGAATTCAGGAACTTTCAGCCCTTCAGGTTCAGGAATTGTCGGACTTGGAGGCGGTCCGGTTTCACTGATTTCGCAGCTTGGTTCGACTATTTCTGGCAAGTTTTCTTACTGTTTAGTGCCTGCTACTTCCAGGGGGAAAAACACAAGCACATTGAATTTCGGAAGTAATGCGATTGTTTCAGGTTCAGGAGTCCAAACTACTCCATTAATTTCCAAGGATCCTGATACCTTTTATTTTCTTACATTGGAAGCAATAAGTGTTGGAACCAAACGAATTGAATTCGGGGGTTCGAGATTCGGAAAAACCTCAGGAAATATTATAATTGATTCAGGAACTACATTGACATTAGTTCCTCAGGATTTCTTTTCAGAATTGGCTTTGGAAGTCGAAAATCAGGTTACAGGAACCCGAGTAGATGATCCGTCAGGTTTTCTGAGTCTGTGTTATGAGAGCAATTCGAATCTGACTGTTCCAAAACTTACAGTACATTTCAAGGGTGCGGATATAGAATTGAAAGCTTTGAATACATTTGTTGAAGTTTCAGAATCGGTTATATGTTTTGCTTTTAATCCGATTGACTCAGGTGCCATATTTGGGAACCTGTCCCAGATGGATTTCTTGGTAGGGTATGACCTACAAGCAAAGACCGTATCCTTTAAGCCTACTGATTGTGCCAATTCTCCTTAG